A stretch of Gallus gallus isolate bGalGal1 chromosome 2, bGalGal1.mat.broiler.GRCg7b, whole genome shotgun sequence DNA encodes these proteins:
- the SERPINB10B gene encoding heterochromatin-associated protein MENT, translating into MEQVSASIGNFTVDLFNKLNETNRDKNIFFSPWSISSALALTYLAAKGSTAREMAEVLHFTEAVRAESSSVARPSRGRPKRRRMDPEHEQAENIHSGFKELLTAFNKPRNNYSLRSANRIYVEKTYALLPTYLQLSKKYYKAEPQKVNFKTAPEQSRKEINTWVEKQTESKIKNLLSSDDVKATTRLILVNAIYFKAEWEVKFQAEKTSIQPFRLSKNKSKPVKMMYMRDTFPVLIMEKMNFKMIELPYVKRELSMFILLPDDIKDGTTGLEQLERELTYERLSEWADSKMMTETLVDLHLPKFSLEDRIDLRDTLRNMGMTTAFTTNADFRGMTDKKDLAISKVIHQSFVAVDEKGTEAAAATAVIISFTTSVINHVLKFKVDHPFHFFIRHNKSKTILFFGRFCCPVE; encoded by the exons ATGGAACAGGTCTCGGCATCAATTGGCAACTTTACAGTTGATCTTTTCAACAAGCTGAATGAGACCAACAGggacaaaaacattttcttttccccttggAGCATATCATCTGCTCTCGCCCTGACATATCTGGCTGCAAAAGGCAGTACAGCAAGAGAGATGGCAGAG GTTCTTCATTTCACTGAAGCTGTGCGAGCTGAAAGCTCTTCTGTGGCCAGACCTTCTCGGGGGAGaccaaaaagaagaagaatg GACCCTGAGCATGAGCAAGCTGAAAACATCCACTCTGGATTCAAAGAGCTCCTGACAGCCTTCAACAAACCCAGAAACAACTACTCGCTGAGAAGTGCCAACCGTATCTATGTGGAAAAAACCTACGCATTGCTGCCT ACATATCTACAGCTCAGTAAGAAATACTATAAGGCAGAGCCACAGAAGGTTAACTTTAAGACAGCACCGGAACAATCCAGAAAGGAAATCAACACCTGGGTGGAAAAACAAACCGAGA GTAAAATAAAGAATTTGCTGAGTTCGGATGATGTGAAAGCCACCACTAGGTTGATCTTGGTCAATGCCATTTACTTCAAGGCAGAATGGGAAGTGAaatttcaggcagaaaaaaCATCTATACAACCCTTCCGACTGAGCAAG AACAAGTCCAAGCCCGTGAAGATGATGTATATGAGAGATACATTTCCAGTTCTTATCATGGAAAAAATGAACTTCAAAATGATTGAGCTTCCATACGTGAAACGTGAACTCAGTATGTTCATCCTACTTCCTGACGACATCAAAGATGGTACTACGGGTCTTGAGCAG CTGGAAAGAGAACTCACCTACGAGAGGCTGTCAGAATGGGCTGATTCAAAGATGATGACAGAAACTCTTGTGGATCTGCACCTGCCTAAGTTCTCACTGGAGGACAGAATTGACCTCCGTGATACTCTGAGAAACATGGGAATGACAACTGCCTTCACAACCAATGCTGATTTCAGAGGGATGACTGATAAGAAGGATTTGGCTATTTCCAAAGTCATTCACCAGTCTTTTGTTGCAGTTGATGAGAAAGGCactgaggcagctgctgctacAGCTGTAATTATATCATTCACAACTTCAGTTATCAATCATGTTCTGAAATTTAAGGTTGATCACCCTTTCCACTTCTTCATCAGACATAACAAATCCAAAACAATCCTGTTTTTTGGCAGATTCTGCTGCCCAGTAGAATAA